The proteins below come from a single Caulobacter segnis ATCC 21756 genomic window:
- a CDS encoding ATP-binding protein, giving the protein MTDALPTLFGPLLARIADALERLAPPPPATPDFSGARLFRHEPVSGAFAPAPDYPLALDLLVGIDRQKARFVENLRRFAVGLPCNHVLLWGVRGTGKSSVTKAAFMAMADSYPDLKLVEVDRDEVAALPPLFDLLRARAERFVVLCDDLSFEDGAAAAKALKSALEGGVSGPPENVLFVATSNRRHLMPRDHVESQGAIAAAENAEEEMSVSDRFGLWIGFPPMDQDTYLAAIHAYAERFGLEAPDLDRRALQWSTQRGGRSGRVAWQFVRDLAGELGVKLPG; this is encoded by the coding sequence ATGACCGACGCGCTCCCCACGCTATTTGGGCCCCTGCTAGCCCGCATCGCCGACGCCTTGGAGCGCCTGGCTCCGCCGCCGCCGGCCACGCCGGATTTCTCGGGCGCGCGTCTGTTTCGGCACGAGCCCGTCTCGGGCGCCTTCGCCCCCGCGCCGGACTATCCGCTGGCGCTGGACCTGCTGGTCGGCATCGATCGGCAGAAGGCGCGCTTCGTGGAGAATCTGCGCCGCTTCGCCGTCGGCCTGCCCTGCAACCACGTGCTGCTCTGGGGCGTGCGTGGCACCGGCAAGAGCTCGGTGACCAAGGCCGCCTTCATGGCTATGGCCGACAGCTATCCGGACCTGAAGCTGGTCGAGGTGGATCGTGACGAGGTCGCGGCGTTGCCGCCCCTCTTTGATCTGCTGCGCGCCAGGGCCGAGCGCTTCGTCGTCCTGTGCGACGATCTCTCGTTCGAAGACGGCGCGGCCGCGGCCAAGGCGCTGAAGTCGGCGCTGGAAGGCGGCGTCTCGGGCCCGCCCGAGAACGTGCTGTTCGTGGCCACCTCCAACCGCCGCCACCTGATGCCGCGCGACCACGTCGAAAGCCAGGGCGCGATCGCGGCGGCCGAGAACGCCGAGGAGGAGATGAGCGTCTCCGACCGGTTCGGCCTGTGGATCGGTTTCCCGCCGATGGACCAGGACACCTATCTGGCCGCCATCCACGCCTATGCCGAGCGCTTTGGCCTGGAAGCGCCCGATCTCGATCGCCGCGCCCTGCAGTGGTCGACCCAGCGCGGCGGCCGCTCGGGCCGGGTGGCCTGGCAGTTCGTGCGCGACCTGGCGGGCGAGTTGGGCGTCAAGCTGCCGGGCTAG
- the dipM gene encoding cell division endopeptidase DipM, with product MRQLWTQAAVIALSAGTLSACATAPQYSTREGQAPASATRMPTPNFPITQPPSSASQGAAPQATAPEAGAESDAVATAPTVATAPAPVQSQPLAPVTQSELPPPAPARAAPQPTLRSVPPRTVVTTSVTGPVVEVDGKPQVHVVKSGDTLTSIAKKFGVNVNDLAKDNAIKKGQTLRLGQKINGPASEQKAYVVQTGDTMFAIAKRFTITASALAEENDLSTGASIRKGQRLLLPDGYKDKGPVKTTSVVPGTAAPETAVAEEEAAPAPTRSSVSSRPSRQPAAEPTTVSTTSLSVTGAVVEVAGKRQVHTVKSGDTLTSIAKKFDVNVNDLAEDNNIKKGQTLRLGQKIKGPASEQKAYVAQSGDTLAEIGKRFGVTARALAAENGLRATATIKKGQKIRLPDGFRDKGPLKTTTTVARPAPAEPSNTYARVETPTPAPSTPSAPVPYTPSYPRPSAPVAAQPVSPPPASSRPIIESSAAPTEAEIIASGKGKFDWPLRGEVISDFGVKGTGQRNDGLNIRAPQGTPVLAAADGEIAYAGNQVPTFGNLVLVKHADGWVTAYAHLSSTTVKMRQQVRRGEQIGAVGATGGVNEPQLHFEMRYAPTVKDKAKPVDPGLLLPR from the coding sequence ATGAGGCAGTTGTGGACGCAAGCGGCGGTGATCGCCCTGTCGGCTGGAACGCTCTCCGCTTGTGCGACCGCCCCGCAATATTCGACGCGTGAGGGACAGGCCCCCGCGTCCGCGACGCGGATGCCCACGCCGAATTTCCCCATCACTCAGCCGCCGTCCTCAGCGTCGCAAGGCGCCGCCCCTCAGGCCACCGCGCCCGAGGCGGGCGCCGAGTCCGACGCCGTGGCGACCGCGCCGACGGTGGCCACCGCACCGGCTCCGGTCCAGTCCCAGCCGCTGGCGCCGGTGACCCAGTCAGAGCTGCCGCCGCCCGCGCCAGCCCGCGCGGCGCCGCAGCCGACCCTGCGCTCCGTTCCGCCCAGGACCGTCGTGACCACCTCGGTGACGGGGCCCGTGGTCGAGGTCGACGGCAAGCCGCAGGTCCATGTGGTGAAGTCGGGCGACACCCTGACCTCGATCGCCAAGAAGTTCGGCGTGAACGTCAACGACCTGGCCAAGGACAACGCCATCAAGAAGGGTCAGACCCTGCGTCTGGGCCAGAAGATCAACGGCCCCGCCAGCGAGCAGAAGGCCTATGTCGTCCAGACGGGCGACACGATGTTCGCGATCGCCAAGCGCTTCACCATCACCGCCTCGGCCCTGGCCGAGGAGAACGACCTGTCGACCGGCGCCTCGATCCGCAAGGGCCAGCGGCTGCTGCTGCCCGACGGCTACAAGGACAAGGGCCCGGTCAAGACGACATCGGTCGTCCCGGGAACCGCCGCGCCGGAGACGGCTGTCGCCGAGGAGGAGGCCGCCCCGGCCCCGACCCGCTCCAGCGTGTCGTCGCGGCCTTCGCGCCAGCCGGCCGCCGAGCCGACCACCGTCAGCACGACCTCGCTCAGCGTCACGGGCGCCGTGGTCGAGGTCGCGGGCAAGCGCCAGGTTCACACCGTGAAGTCGGGCGACACCCTGACCTCGATCGCCAAGAAGTTCGACGTCAACGTCAACGATCTGGCCGAGGACAACAACATCAAGAAGGGTCAGACCCTGCGTCTGGGCCAGAAGATCAAGGGCCCGGCCAGCGAGCAGAAGGCCTATGTCGCCCAGTCCGGCGATACGCTGGCCGAGATCGGCAAGCGCTTCGGCGTCACCGCCCGGGCCCTGGCCGCCGAGAACGGCCTGCGCGCCACCGCCACGATCAAGAAGGGCCAGAAGATCCGTCTGCCGGACGGCTTCCGGGACAAGGGCCCGCTGAAGACCACGACGACGGTTGCGAGGCCGGCCCCAGCCGAGCCGTCGAACACCTACGCCCGGGTCGAGACGCCGACTCCCGCCCCCTCGACGCCATCCGCGCCGGTTCCGTACACGCCCAGCTATCCGCGCCCGAGCGCGCCGGTCGCCGCCCAACCGGTGAGCCCGCCGCCCGCCTCGTCGCGTCCGATCATCGAGAGCAGCGCCGCCCCGACCGAGGCCGAGATCATCGCCTCCGGCAAAGGCAAGTTCGACTGGCCGCTGCGCGGCGAAGTCATCTCCGACTTCGGCGTGAAGGGCACGGGCCAGCGCAACGACGGCCTGAACATCCGGGCGCCGCAGGGAACGCCGGTGCTGGCCGCCGCCGACGGCGAGATCGCCTACGCCGGCAACCAGGTGCCGACCTTCGGCAACCTCGTGCTGGTCAAGCACGCCGACGGCTGGGTCACGGCCTACGCGCACCTCTCCAGCACCACCGTGAAGATGCGCCAGCAGGTGAGGCGGGGCGAGCAGATCGGTGCGGTCGGCGCCACCGGCGGGGTCAACGAGCCCCAGCTGCACTTCGAGATGCGCTACGCGCCGACGGTCAAGGACAAGGCCAAGCCCGTCGATCCGGGGCTGCTGCTGCCGCGTTAA